A DNA window from Niabella yanshanensis contains the following coding sequences:
- a CDS encoding TonB-dependent receptor, translating into MKQSSQLKLTLLILGLLPALVNAQLAGKVVNENNDPLPGASVVIKGTAQGTTTDGAGIFTLSQAPKVPFTVTVSSVNYAIRNIVVRNLEDSLIVKLQVLYQTDTVVITSRRRREVLQDVPINVSVVGGKQIEESGAFNVTRVKEIVPSLQMYTSNPRNTGINIRGLGSPFGLTNDGLDPGVGYYVDGVYYARPAVATLDFVDIERIEVLRGPQGTLFGKNTTSGAINITTRKPSFVPGGNLEVSYGNFGFIQAKASVTGPLTKRLAARVSFSGTQRDGTVHNIATDKYTNDINNLGLRTQFLYNVSDNTSVTVAGEYNKQKPDGYAQVVAGVVTTKRPAYRQFNAITSDLNYTLPNINKAGQVDAFMRVIDHDTPWNSGNEIGGASVNIDSKIGPGVLTATTAWRYWNWDPSNDRDFTGLQALAKSQNPAKHKNISQEIRYAGDITDRLSGVIGLFYLGQEVKIDGTEESGRDQWRFSQSSTSALWKTPGLFEGYGIKTNSSIRSKSAAVFANVDWEFIDHFHIQPGIRLNYDEKQVVYDRTTYGGLQTTDPALLTLKNGVYSNQFYEADAYERNATYQVTLACRPSRKINAFGTFSTSYKPVGVNVAGLPTVSGQPATDLAVIRPEYTKHYEVGVKTNLTADLTFNIAAYNSDIKDYQTNVQSAELGVNRGYIANADKVRVRGIEADASYRLNHHFSFYGALAYSEGIYVKFTNAPLPLEETGATNADNVQVAFKDISGGAIPGISKWAGSLGGEYSTPSSLFGRANRFFIGADFFARSGFSSSPSPSAYLNVAGYGLVNARLGFRATKGFSAFIWGRNILDKGYFEQLLPAGGNAGHYAGVLGDPRTYGVTLSYVFN; encoded by the coding sequence ATGAAACAATCGAGCCAGTTAAAACTTACATTATTGATTTTAGGCCTCCTGCCCGCGCTGGTAAATGCCCAGCTGGCTGGTAAGGTAGTCAATGAAAATAATGATCCCTTACCCGGTGCCAGTGTAGTCATTAAAGGTACTGCACAGGGTACAACAACCGACGGTGCCGGTATTTTTACTTTATCCCAGGCGCCTAAAGTACCTTTTACCGTAACCGTGTCGTCAGTTAACTATGCGATCCGCAATATAGTGGTAAGAAATCTGGAAGATTCACTTATTGTTAAACTCCAGGTATTGTACCAGACAGATACGGTAGTGATTACCTCCAGGCGTAGACGTGAAGTCCTGCAGGACGTGCCTATTAATGTATCTGTGGTAGGAGGTAAGCAGATTGAAGAGTCCGGCGCTTTTAATGTTACCCGCGTAAAAGAAATTGTACCCTCTTTGCAGATGTATACCTCCAACCCGAGGAATACCGGTATTAATATTCGGGGACTGGGGTCTCCGTTCGGATTGACCAATGACGGACTGGATCCGGGAGTAGGTTACTATGTAGATGGTGTGTATTACGCACGTCCGGCTGTAGCAACACTTGATTTTGTAGACATTGAGAGGATAGAGGTGCTAAGGGGCCCCCAGGGAACATTATTTGGTAAAAACACTACTTCAGGTGCTATCAATATTACTACACGTAAGCCCAGCTTTGTGCCCGGCGGTAATCTTGAAGTAAGCTACGGTAATTTTGGATTTATACAGGCTAAAGCGTCTGTTACAGGGCCACTGACCAAAAGATTAGCAGCCCGTGTGTCTTTCTCCGGAACACAACGGGATGGTACGGTACATAATATAGCTACCGATAAGTATACCAATGATATCAATAACCTGGGTTTACGTACGCAATTCCTGTATAACGTATCCGATAACACATCGGTTACTGTAGCAGGCGAATACAATAAACAAAAACCCGATGGATATGCACAGGTTGTTGCAGGAGTAGTTACCACTAAAAGACCGGCGTACAGGCAATTCAATGCCATCACTTCTGACCTGAATTATACATTACCTAATATTAATAAGGCAGGCCAGGTAGATGCATTTATGCGTGTGATTGACCATGACACACCTTGGAATTCCGGTAATGAAATAGGCGGCGCATCTGTTAATATCGATAGCAAAATCGGGCCGGGCGTGCTAACGGCTACTACTGCATGGCGTTATTGGAACTGGGACCCATCCAATGACAGAGATTTTACAGGCTTACAGGCTTTGGCCAAATCTCAGAACCCCGCAAAGCATAAGAATATTTCCCAGGAGATCCGGTATGCAGGTGATATCACAGACCGTTTAAGCGGTGTGATTGGCTTATTTTACCTGGGCCAGGAAGTAAAAATCGACGGAACAGAAGAATCCGGTCGTGACCAGTGGCGCTTTTCTCAAAGTTCTACCAGCGCTCTTTGGAAAACCCCGGGTCTTTTTGAAGGTTATGGCATCAAAACTAATTCTTCGATCCGTTCTAAAAGTGCTGCTGTATTTGCCAACGTGGACTGGGAGTTTATTGATCATTTCCATATTCAGCCAGGTATCAGATTAAATTATGATGAAAAGCAGGTGGTGTATGATCGTACAACCTATGGCGGTTTGCAAACCACAGATCCTGCTTTATTAACATTAAAGAACGGAGTATACAGCAACCAGTTTTATGAAGCAGATGCCTATGAGCGTAATGCTACTTACCAGGTAACCTTGGCTTGCCGGCCTTCAAGAAAAATAAATGCCTTTGGTACTTTTTCAACAAGCTACAAACCGGTGGGCGTAAATGTGGCAGGTTTGCCTACAGTGAGCGGACAGCCTGCAACAGATCTGGCTGTTATCAGGCCAGAGTATACCAAGCACTATGAAGTAGGTGTTAAAACAAACCTGACGGCGGATCTTACCTTTAATATAGCCGCGTACAATTCCGATATCAAAGACTACCAAACCAACGTACAATCGGCAGAGTTGGGAGTAAACAGGGGTTATATTGCCAATGCAGATAAGGTACGTGTAAGGGGTATTGAAGCCGATGCGTCTTATAGGTTAAACCATCATTTCAGCTTTTATGGCGCGCTGGCTTATTCTGAGGGGATTTATGTAAAGTTCACTAACGCGCCTTTGCCATTAGAAGAAACAGGTGCAACCAATGCAGACAATGTGCAGGTGGCATTCAAGGACATCTCTGGTGGTGCCATACCCGGAATTTCCAAATGGGCAGGTTCTTTAGGTGGTGAATATTCAACGCCGTCATCTTTATTCGGAAGAGCCAACCGTTTCTTTATCGGTGCTGATTTCTTTGCCCGTTCTGGTTTTTCTTCAAGCCCCTCCCCATCAGCTTATTTAAATGTAGCTGGTTATGGATTGGTAAATGCGAGACTTGGGTTTAGAGCTACAAAAGGGTTCTCTGCCTTTATTTGGGGACGTAATATTTTGGATAAAGGCTATTTTGAACAACTGTTGCCTGCTGGTGGTAATGCCGGGCATTATGCCGGTGTGTTAGGTGATCCGCGTACTTACGGTGTTACTTTAAGCTACGTATTTAATTAA
- the epsC gene encoding serine O-acetyltransferase EpsC codes for MSTKNFIKLLLQNNAKLGNLPDKDLAHQFIDDIFRFLFIPKTGVNQKESDLEKGFYSLQSHLATLIYDVLNDGAKSQQAVEVFFTALPDIYATLQDDAAAFVANDPAALNVSQILQTYPGFYAIAVYRISNQLRKQGIRGLPRLFAEYAHSKTGIDIHPYATIGKNFFIDHGTGVVIGETSVIGNDVRMYQGVTVGALNSAKTKKKSKRHPTIEDNVIIYSGATILGDITIGRDCVIGGNAWVTFNVPANSLVYNQSEVTDKDSFSHKDSVSKILKAAKKDK; via the coding sequence ATGAGCACAAAGAATTTTATAAAACTTCTTTTACAGAATAATGCTAAGCTGGGTAACCTGCCCGATAAGGACCTGGCACATCAGTTTATTGATGACATCTTCCGGTTTTTGTTTATCCCTAAAACAGGGGTTAATCAAAAGGAAAGCGATTTGGAGAAAGGCTTTTACTCCTTACAAAGTCACCTGGCTACATTGATATATGATGTGTTGAATGACGGAGCTAAATCTCAACAGGCCGTTGAAGTTTTCTTTACTGCCTTGCCTGATATATATGCAACCCTGCAGGACGACGCCGCGGCATTTGTAGCTAATGATCCTGCTGCATTGAATGTAAGCCAGATACTGCAAACCTATCCAGGGTTCTATGCAATTGCAGTTTACCGAATATCCAACCAATTACGGAAACAGGGCATACGTGGACTGCCAAGACTTTTTGCAGAATATGCTCATAGTAAAACGGGTATCGATATCCATCCTTACGCCACTATTGGAAAAAACTTTTTTATAGATCATGGCACCGGTGTTGTGATTGGCGAAACATCAGTAATAGGTAATGATGTAAGAATGTACCAGGGGGTGACGGTAGGTGCTTTAAACTCTGCAAAAACAAAAAAGAAATCTAAAAGACATCCTACTATTGAAGACAATGTGATTATCTACTCGGGAGCAACTATTCTGGGTGATATTACCATTGGGAGGGATTGTGTCATTGGGGGTAATGCCTGGGTGACGTTCAATGTGCCGGCTAATTCTTTAGTATATAATCAAAGCGAAGTGACTGATAAAGACAGCTTTTCGCATAAAGATTCTGTCAGCAAAATTTTAAAGGCTGCTAAGAAGGATAAATAA
- a CDS encoding TSUP family transporter, translated as MSESAHTNNKVDFGNNLFPVFIKLEQLKLLIIGGGNIGLEKLQAVIKNAPATQIKLVAIQISDAVREFTAPYNTIVLEERAYQIEDIQAADLVIAAVNDLEIAQQVRTDTMACEKLVNVADKPELCDFYLGSVVKKGNLKIAISTNGKSPTIAKRLKETLNETIPDEIDEVLDNMQALRNKLSGDFDHKVKVLNSVTRSLVENPDEALKEFESEPAAEIVESADVVAKAQKSTNWYLIILGIVLLVGLSIYALYAFDLVDDILLALNKDHHLFYWMLLTGFLAEIVAGSMGMGYGVICTTILLMLNVPPPVVSASIHSAESFTTAAGSISHFRLGNVNKKLIKALALPAIIGAVIGALLLTYVGEKYAAITKPFIAAYTLYLGVRILTNVFKSKERKIEKKKTNIPLLGLVGGFIDSFGGGGWGPLVTGTFIKNGRTPRYVVGSSTVAKFILTVTSAITFIFTIGIHHWNIVAGLLIGGIVTAPFSAMLTSRLPVKKMFLVVGVLVIVMSLITICKALFL; from the coding sequence TTGAGCGAGTCCGCACATACAAATAATAAAGTTGATTTTGGAAACAATTTGTTCCCGGTTTTTATAAAGCTGGAACAGTTGAAGCTTTTAATTATTGGTGGAGGGAATATCGGATTGGAAAAGCTGCAGGCTGTAATTAAGAACGCGCCCGCAACACAAATCAAACTTGTTGCTATACAAATAAGCGATGCCGTCCGTGAATTTACGGCACCTTATAATACTATTGTACTTGAAGAGCGGGCCTATCAGATAGAAGATATCCAGGCAGCCGATCTTGTTATCGCCGCTGTAAACGATTTGGAAATAGCACAACAGGTAAGGACAGATACTATGGCTTGTGAGAAGCTGGTAAATGTTGCCGACAAGCCCGAGCTTTGCGATTTTTACCTGGGTTCTGTTGTTAAGAAAGGCAATCTTAAAATAGCTATATCTACTAATGGAAAATCTCCCACTATTGCCAAACGCTTGAAGGAAACACTTAACGAGACAATACCCGACGAGATCGATGAAGTTCTGGATAATATGCAGGCATTGCGTAATAAATTATCGGGCGATTTCGATCATAAAGTGAAAGTGCTTAACAGTGTTACACGCTCGCTGGTTGAAAATCCTGATGAAGCTTTAAAAGAATTTGAGTCTGAACCCGCCGCTGAAATAGTGGAGTCTGCTGATGTAGTAGCCAAAGCGCAAAAGAGTACCAACTGGTACCTCATCATATTGGGAATAGTATTGTTGGTTGGTTTAAGCATATATGCGTTATATGCATTTGATCTTGTCGATGACATTCTACTGGCGTTAAATAAGGATCACCATCTGTTTTACTGGATGCTGCTGACCGGCTTTCTGGCCGAAATAGTTGCGGGCTCTATGGGAATGGGATATGGTGTGATTTGTACCACTATTTTGCTGATGCTCAATGTTCCTCCGCCCGTAGTGAGCGCCAGTATTCACTCTGCCGAATCTTTTACTACCGCAGCAGGTAGTATCAGTCATTTCAGGTTAGGTAATGTTAATAAAAAACTCATCAAAGCGCTGGCATTACCGGCAATAATAGGCGCAGTTATAGGTGCTTTATTGCTTACTTATGTAGGCGAGAAATATGCCGCAATAACCAAACCTTTTATCGCAGCTTATACATTATACCTTGGTGTGAGAATTCTAACCAATGTGTTTAAAAGCAAAGAGCGCAAAATAGAAAAGAAAAAAACGAATATCCCTTTATTAGGATTGGTGGGAGGCTTTATCGACTCCTTTGGCGGCGGTGGCTGGGGACCGCTGGTAACGGGCACTTTTATTAAAAACGGCAGAACGCCGCGCTATGTGGTAGGCAGCTCTACTGTTGCGAAATTTATTTTAACCGTAACCAGTGCTATTACTTTTATTTTCACTATTGGTATTCATCACTGGAATATTGTAGCCGGCCTCTTAATCGGTGGCATTGTTACAGCCCCGTTCTCGGCCATGCTCACATCCCGTTTGCCCGTTAAGAAAATGTTTCTTGTGGTGGGCGTCCTGGTTATCGTAATGAGCCTTATTACCATTTGCAAGGCTTTATTCCTCTAA
- a CDS encoding NADPH-dependent assimilatory sulfite reductase hemoprotein subunit gives MSEQSPVEKIKIASNGLRGTLKESLSDSYTGAVREDDTNLIKFHGMYQQDDRDRREERSAKKLEWLYSFMLRLRLPGGFLKPEQWVAMHHVAGEHSTGTIKITTRQTVQLHGILKSHIKPTMQSFNLAGLDSIATCGDVNRNVCCTSNPGESPVHDEVFQFASKISEMAKPKTQAWYEIWIDKEKIGEKTEEDPLYKDRYLPRKLKIGIAVPPNNDVDVFINDIALIAIIENDKLVGFNLAAGGGLGTTHGNPNTYARLATVLGFVENDEEKILKAVYETITVQRDFGNRADRKLSRLKYTVDKLGVDKYREEIEKRCGFKLEPARPYTFTERIDRYGWTQSADKKWHYTVFVENGRVLDGEGIDFKTCLLKIAELGKCNFRFTANQNVILTDISAKDKASIEVMLNEYGIIEHTDKAGALRKNAIACVAFNTCPLALAEGQRYLPTLISKLEPILEKHSMQHDNIVLRMTGCPNGCGRSPNAEIGFVGTAYGKYNLHIGGDRLGERLNTKFKDSLNEEQILTTLDELFGVYTKEKKENETFGDFSHRKWIL, from the coding sequence ATGAGCGAACAATCACCAGTAGAAAAGATAAAAATTGCCAGTAACGGCTTGCGTGGTACTTTAAAGGAAAGTTTGTCGGATAGCTATACAGGGGCCGTGCGTGAAGATGATACGAACCTGATCAAGTTTCATGGTATGTACCAACAGGATGACAGGGACAGGCGCGAGGAACGTAGCGCCAAGAAACTGGAATGGCTGTATTCCTTTATGCTGCGTCTGCGTTTACCGGGAGGTTTCTTAAAGCCCGAACAATGGGTGGCGATGCACCACGTGGCGGGAGAGCATTCGACCGGAACCATTAAAATAACTACCAGGCAAACCGTGCAATTACACGGCATCTTAAAGTCGCATATTAAACCCACCATGCAGTCGTTTAACCTTGCGGGACTGGACTCGATTGCAACCTGTGGCGACGTGAATCGTAATGTTTGCTGTACTTCCAACCCCGGCGAGTCTCCGGTGCATGATGAAGTATTTCAATTCGCATCTAAGATCAGCGAAATGGCTAAGCCCAAAACACAGGCCTGGTATGAGATCTGGATTGATAAAGAAAAAATAGGAGAGAAGACCGAAGAGGACCCTTTATATAAAGACCGCTATCTGCCCCGTAAACTAAAGATTGGTATAGCGGTTCCTCCCAATAATGATGTAGACGTATTCATCAATGATATAGCGTTGATCGCAATCATTGAAAATGATAAGTTGGTAGGCTTCAACTTGGCTGCAGGTGGCGGATTGGGAACTACACATGGTAATCCTAATACTTACGCAAGACTGGCTACTGTGTTGGGATTTGTGGAGAATGATGAAGAAAAGATCCTGAAAGCGGTGTACGAAACAATCACTGTTCAACGTGATTTTGGAAATCGTGCCGACCGGAAATTATCCCGCTTAAAATATACCGTAGACAAACTGGGTGTTGATAAATACCGGGAAGAAATTGAAAAGCGTTGTGGCTTTAAATTAGAGCCGGCCCGTCCTTATACTTTCACCGAAAGAATAGATCGTTATGGCTGGACGCAAAGCGCAGATAAAAAATGGCATTATACGGTATTTGTAGAAAATGGGCGTGTATTAGATGGTGAAGGGATTGATTTCAAAACCTGTCTGCTTAAAATAGCGGAGTTGGGTAAATGTAATTTCCGTTTTACAGCTAATCAAAATGTAATTCTTACAGATATCAGTGCTAAGGATAAGGCCTCTATTGAAGTAATGCTGAACGAGTATGGCATTATTGAACATACAGATAAAGCAGGAGCTTTAAGGAAAAATGCAATTGCCTGCGTAGCGTTCAATACCTGCCCGTTAGCGTTAGCTGAAGGACAACGTTATTTGCCCACTCTCATCTCCAAGCTGGAACCCATACTGGAGAAGCACAGCATGCAGCATGATAATATTGTATTACGGATGACGGGGTGCCCTAATGGCTGTGGCCGGTCTCCAAATGCAGAAATAGGGTTTGTGGGTACCGCTTACGGTAAGTACAATCTGCATATCGGCGGCGACAGGTTAGGTGAAAGATTGAACACTAAGTTTAAAGATAGTTTGAACGAAGAGCAGATACTGACCACGTTGGATGAGCTGTTCGGGGTTTATACCAAAGAGAAAAAGGAAAATGAAACTTTCGGCGATTTCTCCCACAGGAAGTGGATTCTTTAA